The segment CATAGCATTCAGAATTGCTAATCTCATCTGAATAACAGCTCTACAAATGTTACCTGTGGGTGCAAAAGAGGTCTTCCTTTCTGAAACCACGCCTCCATTTCAAAATCTCAGTGTATTTCCTGACCAGCATGTCTTGCCGTTTGTGACCAGGCTGTCTATGATTCATCCCTTTAAAAAGGTTTCCAGACTtccattaatttttatagttaattttataGTTAATTACACTTATGTGTAATAATGTATAatcatatatgtgtacatgtatatacatatatttgggtTTAGggcctggatctatgctcagatCTGGCCCGTTCAGAGTacagtgattgaacccgggttggtcctacccgctgtattatcactccagccccgatatagCTGAGATTTCAGAGCGTAGTTTCTCAGTTCATTTTTGGAAGATACTTTTttaccacaaaatatttttaaaatatggacattttttaatttatggaaaggtaaggtgtttgccttgcgtgcagccaacctgggtttgagtcttcCGTCCCttatggagagcctggcaagctactgagaatatcctgcccccatggcagagcctggcaagctacccgtggcatatttgatatgccaaaaacagtaacaacaagtctcacaatggagatgttactggtgcctgcttgagcaaattgatgaacaatgagacaacagtgcgaCAATGCTACAATTCACATAATATCACCTTTGTACATTTTAAACATTCAGGAAGCTGTAAACACATTAGTATACAATGTGTAAAAGGAAATAGAGCCTGGTaccggcttgagcaaattgatgaacagggatgacagtgctatagtgctacatatatatttatatatttatatatatatttatatatttataaaaagatctgtatatgtatagatatatattttatataagcagGCTATCCTTATAAACTGTGCATATTTCCCCTTGTGAAGAGTTGGTTTATTCTATTACTTATTTTACACTTGGATGTACAATATATGAGGGAGGGTTGAGGGGGACTAGGGTGATGAGGGGTGAGGGGATTTGGGGTGGTCCATAATATATGTCACTACAGCATATcacttctttttgtcttttgagcAAGTTTTTTTGCCCCTGGATTATATTGGATCAGTGTCAAGGAACTGTTTTCAGGCTTGGAAATCCTCCAGACTGAGATTTCTTTCTCAGATTCTCTAAAATACTGACAGAGCTCATTAAaactctgcttcctcctcctcattcaaTTTATTCCTTCACCTATCTCCATGCCatctttaaaacagaattttaaatttctgcttaAATACATGGCAAATACTGACATCTTTATCTGGAGACCAATGTTTCTACTCTTATAGgaggttttaaataaaaaattttacgtGAGTGGTATCATTCAGGTGTGTAATATTAATAGCTAAAGGAAACCAAGCAGTCAGACTTAACAAAGCTCATTAACTACTAGATTATCAGGTAGTTAGAAAAGTTGTGAGAATCTCTTCTGGCTCTTGAAGAGCAACTGGAGGCCAAGGGTGTTCCTGAGAGGccaggagggtgtgggggggtgtcattcattggggggccagagaggaaCATGAGGTTGGTGAAGAATACATCTACAGAAACATGATGCTATTCTTCTTTGATCTCATAATATCCAAAagaatgataaattttaaaaaatcaaaactaatgtaaaagacaaagcaaaatcaCAGAATGATATTTCAATACTAGACTGGAGAAAGATCTCTGAGGTGCGAAATTAGGTTTTATCTAACGAGTGAGTAATTGGTATGGTTTTGAGTGAgaaagatgtgaaaaaaaaaacattaatcaaGAGTCATGAtgccgggctggagcgatgacacagtgggtagggtgtttgccttgcacgcagccaacctgggttcgattcccaacatctcatatggtcccctgagcacctccaggagtaattcctgagtgagtgcaaagccaggagtaacccctgtgcatcgctgggtgtgactcaaaaaaaaaacaaaaaaaaacaaaaaaagaatcatgatGCTCCATGTatgggatgtgtgtgtgcgtgtgtatggatgtgtggtatatgtgcatgtgttcatgttcatgtgtgcatacatgtacatgtgcagTGTTGGGAATCCTGTCAAACAGGGCCTGGACCCTCAGCCAGTGAGGCTAGCCACATAGAATGAGACAAACATACAGACAGAGAGGAGatagacaaacaaaaatgcaCTTTCCAAACTTTAGGATCACCTGAAGGATGTGAGTGGTCTTACAGGCTGGCCACTTATGCAATTTTACTCTGCACTCCCACTGGACTGGTTGACAGAAACATTAACATGTGATAAGTACACGAAGATCAGAGGCTGGGGTACCATTCCATATAGCTAATCAGCAAGCACCCTTAGAAGTATGGAGTAAAGTCACAATAATTTCCTAATCTATTCTTGCCCATGTTGTTCctacatctaaaagaccctaaacagtCTTATTTTATACTTacctggtgctttttttttttttttgcagccagCAGATATTTGTTGTCTACTGTAGTCTTTCCTGCTCCATTGTTCTTTCCCAGGTGAGTTTTTTGCACATGCTTTGTATTCTAATACCTAAATTATCTTATCTAGGGGCCTCTCCCATCCTTGGGGCTCATGGTTAGGGGGATGAATTCCCATGCCTAGTTCTGTTTATGTTGCCTGGAAAGTGAGTGTCCTCAAGCCCAAGGGTAACTTAAATACAAGGTGACTCTTCAATTCTTAAATTCACCATAAACTCAAGTTGACTCTTAGAGTAGAAGGGCTGGACTTCATCAGAGTGTACTAAAGAGTGCTTGCTTAAATCATCCATGACCATTGCAACGAGATTAATACAGGAGGAGAGGTCAGAAGGAATGAGGCCAGCCCCATTGGATGACTTTTCAGAATAGTGGCAAGGACCCATAACTCTTCATCTCAAAgcatctcttttccttcttcatcttACTCAGTTGTGATGAAATACAGGCTTCAACTCTGTGACTTTTCATCTCAAAGAGCAGCTTTCATGGGCCTTTTTCAATGGTCATTTCTTCTGTAAAATGTCCCCTTCCAGTACAAAACTTCCCACTCATGCTAAATTGCTTCATGCTAAATGTCACCTATGTGTGGTGTTGCCTAAACACCCATAGCCAATAAATCATGTTCTTCAGCCTCTCatatttttgcctttcttttcttccaatgGCTTCTCTCCctcaaaaatttcatattttagtttCTATTTAGATATTATCTCCTTCATTGAATTGTAAGGATATTTGTTCTTCCCCACACTGTACTGATACTAAGGGTACCCTAAGCAAAGGAATACTTGGTTTCTTTTCTGTCATGTTTgggaaatttttaatttactttgtaGGAAACATGACTTATTTACAAACATGAGTGCTTGAGGTAAAATGTTCACAGTGGGGGTGACTTGGAGGCTCTCCCAGAAGAATAGGACCAATCACCCATCAAAAACAGCTTGTGTTTGCAACAATAAATTGAAATTCAAATAGGTAAAGACCATGGGTGTATGTGTATAATTTTTGTCCTGTTGTTCCCCTCTCCAGTTAACTCCACAACATGAAGTCAGAGAACAACTCACAAGTAGCAGGATTTATACTACTAGGATTTTCACATGAACAAAATCTGCAACCCCTCATCTTTGGGATTTTCCTCTCCATGTATCTTCTTACCGTCTTTGGAAatctgctcatcatcctggccgtcagctcagacccccacctccacacgcccatgtacttcttcctctctaACTTGTCCTTGGTAGACATTGGTTTtgtcaccaccactgtccccaagaTGCTGGTGAATATACAGACAAGGAGCAAAGCCATCACCTATGAAGGTTGCATGTCTCAGATGTACTTTGTCATGCTCTTTGCTGTGCTGGACATCCTTCTCCTAactgtgatggcctatgaccgttTTGtagccatctgccaccccctgcactacacagTTATCATGAACTCTCAGCTCTGTGGATTGTTGCTTCTTGCGTCCTGGCTCACGAGTGTCCTGCATTCCTTGGTAGAAAGCCTAATGGTGTTGCAACTGTCCTTCTGTACTGATGTGGCAATTGCTCACTTTTTCTGTGAACTTAATACCATGGTCCAACTGGCCTGCTCTGATACCTTTCTGATGAATGTGGTGATGTATAGTTCAGTCGTCTTGCTGGGGGTTGGGTCTTTTTCTGGAATCCTTTACTCTTACTCTAAGATCATTTCTTCCATACTTAGAATTAAATCAGCTCAGGGGAAGTCTAAAGCGTTTTCCACCTGTGTGTCTCACCTCTCCGTGGTCTCCCTGTTTTATTGTACAAGCCTAGGAGTGTACCTGAGCTCTGCTGGTACCCACAGCTCACAGTCAACTTCAACAGCCTCAGTGATGTACACGGTGGTCACCCCGATGCTTAATCCCTTCATCTACAGTCTGAGGAATAAAGATATCAAAGGGGCTTTGGGAACATTTTTTGTGAAGGAgatagaaaaatgaaagcaatgtTACAGTTGATGAAGTACCCAtagtaggataacattggtttgtgctttctcctctgccacaaggagcttagtttttttttctttttttttaattagtgaatcattctgaggtacaataccacttctggggatatatcccggagaggcaaaaaagtacagcagaaatgacatctgcacttgtatgttcattgctgcactgtttacaatagccaaaatctggaaaaaaacttgagtgcccaagagcagatgactggttaaagaaactttgatacatctacacaatggaatactatacagctgttagaaaagaggaagtcatgaaatttgcatataagtggatcaacatgaaaagtatcatgttaagtgaaatgagtcagaaaaagggacagacaaggagcttaggtttattgagtaacacccatcacagtgctcccgaagcactcccatttcctcggtattcatctttaacttctctatgctctgctttctcttcctgttaatcactcatttcccctaagcagtacctgtgacttgaaAAGCCAAATTCATCAGAAATCTCTGAAATATagctcttctcctttccttatgttctttgcatagtttatggttgttggactaaggaaaggagaaacacactcctaggttatatttcaatttcttttggcccttgagcggatctcctggctgcaggagatctttaaGAAGAGCTTCCCCGGAAGGAAGGGCCTTTACATATGTTGGTTGTGCTCCCTCACCTGTGTGGTTGCTACCCCTAAGGCTTGGAGGTCAGGGCTGGACAGAGGCTGCGAGGTGGAGCAAAGAGAGACTAGcatggaatggggagcttagtgagactggaacaggcgcgtgggggagaatgggataaacagcaactgatcaccaaccagcctggcccctgtCTTATCCTCCTTTCATCCATCGCTGTCAGCCTCCAGGGTGGGAAATGGCTTAACCAACTAAGGCATGTGGAGAGAGAGCACCCCCCATTTTATTTTGGGATTACACACACGATTGTAGGATTAAAGGCCACAGGGCATTTGATCAGACTTCAGGAATGCAAACTTGTTCTTTTACTATTTCCTGACAGTCTCATTTCTTTTACCTCAACTTCTGACTTCAATTGATGTAAGTCAACATAttaagctttctttttctttccttctttctttctttccttccttctttctttctttctttccttctttctttctttctttttttctttctctttctttctctttctttcttctcatccttcttctttccttttttctttctttctttctttctttctttctttctttctttctttctttctttctttctaatataGGAGTACTAATATATTAAGCCTTCTATCCTCTCTCCTGCCTAACAGAGTACCTTTTGAAGCTTTAatactatatttttttcaatcattAATAGCCAAGTATTCCTATTTATGTCTAGAAATAACACTGGTTCCAGAGAAAGTTCACATGTGACATTTACCATAATAAaatctttctttaattttgctAAAATATATTCAGAGATTTCACTTCTCCATATTTAATTTATGGCTAAAAAAACAACAGTTGACAGTCgaggaaatttaaataatttcatagtAGAGGGAAATCTGAGGCcattatttttctccattctgTCCAAAATCCTCTGAATCTTTCTCCTAACTGCTCTTAGGAGAAGGTAGCAATTGAGACACtatttaataagtattttgtattctcttactgtatttttaaaaattaagattatatTATCTTTCAGTTTGTTGCCTGTAAGCAAAATTGGTTCCTGAAAAAGTGCTCATAACTTACATATCTTTAAGAGGAATATTTATTAAGATATACTGATCAAATATGAACTTAGAGTCATAGGCATCCTTAATTACAATGAGGATATCTTTCAAACCCTATGTTGCATTAATACTCAAAATACTTTTCCCCcatgtatttaaatttattgGTGTTggttgtctatgtatatatgaataaatatatatgaatttatgtacatatattaaattgtgtcttttaatagtttttattgacTTTAGGTCCCATTCTGCTTGCCAACTTTCAGCACTTTGTAAATTTGCTGCCTTGTTGCTCTAATGGTACTATCTCCGACCTTCTGCATCTTTTCATGTTCACTCATGGACTGTGAATGAACAGTAACAGCGTCATAAATTATATGGTCATGTTTTGCTCAGGTTGGAAGTTTAAACTTCCAACCTTGGGctcaaaaaaaaagactcatagaGCTTGATCTCATCAGTCAGGTGAATCAGGGTTGATTTTTCTACAGAGCCATGCATGTCCTTTTCAACACTCCTTCTTACCTACAGAGCAACCCTAGTAGTACACTTTGGGGAAAGTTCCCCAGGATTTCCCaggggtgttggggtcacacctgatgattctTGGCCATCCCAGATAGACAGTCTAATGCAGGGGCTTGAGTGAACTCACTCCGTCCAGGTGAGTTGAACAACAAGCTACAAGCTTGGAAGAAGGAATGAAGCCAGGACACTGACCTGTGGTTCGATTCTGCCGAGCCCAGAAAGATAGGAGATAGCTCCATTGGCTGGTTTGCTTATTGAGGAAGGGAATTTCCTTAAGGCTCTTATATGTTACTGTGATTTCACATTTGATCTTTTACATCCTTAATCATTATATTACTACTACACCAATATACTCCTGTAGTGATGGTATTACCAGGGTGACTTGAAAATGCTCAGGAGGGTCTGTCAATCCTTGGTAGGGGGGGTCTCCGTagtaacacccagtgatgttcagagaagcatgaggtgctgggatcaaactgtaTTTAGCCACAAGCAAGTCATGTGCCTTGACTACTCCACTATATTTCCAGCCCCAATGACCCTCTTAAACATTAGTTGCAATTGTTCACTATTCAGAATAGAATCCTGAAGCAAAACAAAGTGCCAAATTACTAATAGGgagatatattaaaaattagaggATGTCACTCTAAGGATTTTATCAGACACCAAAACATGGTGTCTTTAGTCCAAGTTTATCACCAAAATTCctcagttcatttctttttcttttttcaaatttttaaaattttattgaatcaccctgagatagttacaagctttcatgtttggcttacaatctcacaatgatcaaacacccatccctccaccagtgcacattccccaccaccaatatcccaggtacaccccccctttcccaccctccccctgcctctaaggcagacagtatttcccataccctcactctccttttgggcatgatagcttgcaatacagacactgagaagtcatcatgtttgatctctTACTGTGTAGAAGAGCAATTATTCTCAGTGATAAACAATGGACTCCCAGATCAGTGTTCTGAAGAGAAAGGGGACTTAATTCTGACAGATCCCATAGAATAGAAAGCAGAAACAAACTTGCACTCGAAAATAAGGAGATAATTGGGTTAGTGATTTGGgagagaaaaagttttaaaatgcattCATTTGATGTCTAGTATCTTGGGAAATAAGAATCATTAGGAACAATTTCCTTTGTGTCCAAATGAGTTTTCCACAGAGTTACCCTATGCTTAGAGATTGgagggaaaatttaaaaaaaaaaaagagcttaatGAGCAGAAGAGGGAGCTGTAAATATCTTCTCTCTTGGTCTTCCACTTCTCCATTGGGTCTCGGAGGAGCATCTTGATCTGTTTCCTGTCTGTTGATATGCGTTTCTAACTCTGGCTGAGGTGCTGATGTTTGAGTCCTTTCTGCCATCTCCTCTGGAGTCAGACTTTCCATCTCACATCATCAATCATCCgaaaaggaattcagagttctacACAAACATCTTCCTCCCCAGGCTTCCATCCAGGTGAATTCAACAGCAAGCTGACCCTACGAgccaaggaagaaagaatgaagccAGAAGCAGTGGCCTGTGGTCCAATTCTGCTGAACCCAGAAAGATAGGAGATGGTTCCATTGTCTGGTTCGCTTATTGAGGAGACGGATTTTCTTAAGGCTCTTATCACATTTTAGTGTGATTTTACAATTGATCTTTTACATTCGGAATCATTATATTACTGCTCTATCAATGCGAGGAAATCGTGTTGAGGTAATTTAGTGTAAAGTGTATTTCAAAACAGCGATgaagaggttggagtgatagcacagcggggagggcgtttaccttgcacaaggccaacccgggtttgattcccaacatcccatatggtcccccaagcacccccaggagtgattcctgaatgcagagccaggagtaacccctgtgcattgccaggtgtcacccaaaaaggaaaaaaaaaaacagtgatgaaAATGTCTACCCAAGCCCACAAAGAGTGTCCAAAGACGTGTGGCTGTCATAGTTTCAAAGAACAGTGGGTGGTAGCCAGGAAGATCATCTTTCCAGGACAGAACGAACCACACTGTAAGGACCTGGTTTAAGCATCACAAGGGCTTGACTAATAAGCTGCAATGCAAGAGAAATTACTATCTAAAATATTtgaactgcttttatttttttttattattattattattattattattattattattattattattattattattattattattattttgcttttgggtcacacccagtgatgctcaggggttactcctagctctgcactcaggaattaccctggtggtgttTGGCCAGTTACACTGGCCCCTTGTAACTGCTTTTagtgttttctttatttgaattttttaatgcattctttctttgtttttttttctttgttctgttttcggACCACATCGGTGATATTCAAGGATGATTACTGGTTttgggcttagggatcactcctgactggagggagcatatgggatgccaggaatcaagcccaggtcaaccACTGCACTATCCAACACATTCTTTTTCTACCAGCAAAATTAGAGATACtatttttctctgtttaaaaCTTCCAACCCCAGGTTGACAGTTCTTTGAATTGTTCCATGAATGCTGGTGCCAATGTgattttaaataacatatttcaATGCACTTGTTATTTGCtcataattttgaattttcaatTATATGGGCGATGATCTTTTCTTGTTTCCCTAGGAacatttgaaatgatttttccAGCCTCTTCTTTTTCAGTtgactttcagatttttttcccaagTTGATAGTTTAagcataattaaatttttttctcaaaatacacTGATCATTTTACTTCTAATTCCTTTAGTTCATTTTATGGACAGAGCTGAGCCACCTGAatcttttgtatttaattttctttgtgtttatcaAATTATATTAGGAACTGTTACTCTAAGATCTTTATCCTGTTCATTTCTAGTAAGATGTCCAAGGGATAGGGGCAATGTTAAATTTACCCTACAGATAGTTTTCACATTCCATTTTGCAATCCAATATTTTCCCATCTGaatataaaaatctaaatttcCAATGCTATTAC is part of the Sorex araneus isolate mSorAra2 chromosome 2, mSorAra2.pri, whole genome shotgun sequence genome and harbors:
- the LOC101537849 gene encoding olfactory receptor 7A10-like; the protein is MKSENNSQVAGFILLGFSHEQNLQPLIFGIFLSMYLLTVFGNLLIILAVSSDPHLHTPMYFFLSNLSLVDIGFVTTTVPKMLVNIQTRSKAITYEGCMSQMYFVMLFAVLDILLLTVMAYDRFVAICHPLHYTVIMNSQLCGLLLLASWLTSVLHSLVESLMVLQLSFCTDVAIAHFFCELNTMVQLACSDTFLMNVVMYSSVVLLGVGSFSGILYSYSKIISSILRIKSAQGKSKAFSTCVSHLSVVSLFYCTSLGVYLSSAGTHSSQSTSTASVMYTVVTPMLNPFIYSLRNKDIKGALGTFFVKEIEK